The following coding sequences are from one Leishmania major strain Friedlin complete genome, chromosome 36 window:
- a CDS encoding putative 60S acidic ribosomal protein has product MPKSKRAKIVPLTKTQAKTREDKDKLIERIREALEDYSDVYTFQLHNIRTNILQQIREERAGDSRIFLGNNKVMMIAIGRDEESAQRQNLHKLSPFLTGLCGLLFTNLSKKEVKEYFATVGAPVYARTGQTATESLVLKGGPLPQFPHSMFDHLAKLGLPIKLDRGVIVLLQDTTVCEPGDTLSAEAAQLLKLFGVQSAKFKMDLTAHWTSGVAKKVSSSASKRSEK; this is encoded by the coding sequence ATGCCGAAATCGAAGCGCGCCAAGATTGTTCCGCTCACCAAGACGCAGGCGAAGACGCGCGAGGACAAGGACAAGCTCATTGAGCGGATCCGCGAGGCGTTGGAGGACTACAGTGATGTCTACACCTTTCAGCTCCACAACATCCGCACCAACATCCTGCAGCAGATTCGCGAGGAGCGCGCCGGAGATAGCCGCATCTTCCTGGGCAACAACAAGGTCATGATGATCGCCATCGGACGGGATGAGGAGAGCGCGCAGAGGCAGAACTTGCACAAGTTGTCACCGTTTCTCACGGGACTGTGTGGGCTGCTCTTCACGAACCTCAGCAAGAAGGAAGTAAAGGAATACTTTGCAACTGTTGGAGCCCCAGTCTACGCCCGCACCGGGCAGACGGCTACGGAGTCGCTCGTGCTCAAGGGCGgtccgctgccgcagttCCCGCACAGCATGTTTGACCACCTCGCCAAGCTTGGTCTTCCCATTAAGCTGGATCGCGGGGTCAttgtgctgctgcaagaCACCACCGTGTGCGAGCCGGGTGACACGCTCAGCGCGGAGGCCGCGCAGCTTCTGAAGCTCTTTGGGGTTCAGTCTGCCAAGTTCAAGATGGACTTGACAGCGCACTGGACAAGCGGCGTAGCGAAGAAGGTCAGCAGTAGTGCATCGAAGAGAAGTGAGAAGTAG